The following are encoded together in the Calditerricola satsumensis genome:
- the cccB gene encoding cytochrome c551 produces the protein MKNLLSYWRPALVAAAIALALTGCGGAKEDNQGTQGGQTEQGQQQGGQAQQPSGDGYDVAKAEALYKQNCAACHGGNLEGAVGPNLQTVGSRLSKDEILNILQNGKGTMPGGLVKGEDAETLAAWLADKK, from the coding sequence GTGAAAAACTTGCTTTCCTATTGGCGTCCCGCGCTGGTCGCCGCCGCGATCGCCCTTGCCCTCACCGGCTGCGGTGGAGCGAAAGAAGACAACCAAGGCACACAAGGAGGGCAGACGGAGCAAGGCCAGCAGCAGGGCGGACAAGCCCAGCAGCCGTCGGGTGACGGTTATGACGTCGCCAAGGCGGAAGCCTTGTACAAGCAAAACTGCGCCGCCTGTCACGGCGGGAACCTGGAGGGTGCCGTGGGCCCCAATCTGCAAACCGTTGGCTCGCGGCTGAGCAAGGACGAGATCCTGAACATCCTGCAAAACGGGAAAGGGACAATGCCGGGCGGCCTCGTGAAGGGCGAAGACGCCGAAACGCTGGCCGCGTGGCTGGCCGACAAGAAGTAA
- a CDS encoding FixH family protein, whose protein sequence is MRISRILGMAVGLIGMAVLLGACQNATQPPAPSSPIAVTLTIEPQTIQPGDEVTFRLSVTQDGKPVDDAQEAKVELWREGDAQHEFLPAAHRGKGVYEARKRLDQPGRYHVMYHVTAREMHSMEETTFVVGNPAEAEAPKKEGHSHDHGSLTLDVKMDEPIVAGKKERISIVVAQGGHPLSGARVRLEYGREGAQKRAFADAHEEQPGTYVTTVAFPEPGAYRVRVHVEKEPLHDHKELAVTVR, encoded by the coding sequence GTGCGTATCAGCAGGATCCTGGGCATGGCAGTGGGACTCATCGGCATGGCTGTGCTGCTCGGCGCTTGCCAAAACGCGACGCAGCCGCCCGCTCCGTCCTCGCCGATTGCCGTGACCCTGACCATTGAACCGCAAACGATCCAACCGGGCGATGAGGTGACCTTCCGCCTTTCGGTCACGCAAGATGGAAAACCGGTGGACGATGCCCAAGAGGCGAAGGTGGAGTTGTGGCGTGAGGGCGATGCGCAGCACGAATTCCTTCCCGCCGCGCATCGCGGCAAAGGCGTCTATGAGGCCCGGAAACGGCTTGACCAACCGGGGCGTTACCACGTGATGTACCACGTGACCGCCCGCGAGATGCACAGCATGGAGGAAACCACGTTTGTCGTGGGGAACCCGGCGGAAGCGGAAGCCCCGAAAAAGGAGGGCCACTCCCACGATCACGGGAGCCTGACCCTTGACGTCAAGATGGACGAGCCGATTGTCGCGGGCAAGAAGGAGCGCATTTCCATCGTCGTGGCGCAAGGGGGGCACCCGCTTTCCGGAGCCCGGGTGCGGCTGGAATACGGGCGGGAAGGTGCCCAGAAACGCGCCTTCGCCGATGCCCACGAGGAGCAGCCGGGCACCTATGTGACGACGGTAGCCTTTCCGGAGCCGGGGGCGTATCGGGTTCGCGTGCATGTGGAGAAGGAACCGCTGCATGATCACAAGGAACTTGCGGTTACGGTTCGGTAA